In Elephas maximus indicus isolate mEleMax1 chromosome 7, mEleMax1 primary haplotype, whole genome shotgun sequence, the following proteins share a genomic window:
- the LOC126080565 gene encoding putative olfactory receptor 5AK3, with translation MDLENGTEVTEFVLLGFTAQYKFWHVLFIVFLVFYVTSLVGNIGMILLIKIESSLHTPMYFFLQHLAFVDLCYSSAITPKMLQNFIRTEKSISFVGCLVQLLVYGTFATSDSYILAAMAMDRYVAISNPLRYPVVMSQKVCIRLLVWSYLMGFLTAAINTSCTFSLSFCKSNVINHFFCDEPPILALACSDIYFNIMLITVFVGFNLTFTVLAVIFSYIFIFGTILKISSTAGRKKAFSTCVSHLTAVTVFYGTLSYMYLHHGTNKTQEQEKAASVFYGIIIPMINPLIYSLRNQDVRDALKGIRKKCFQFEP, from the coding sequence ATGGATCTAGAAAATGGCACTGAAGTGACTGAATTCGTTCTCCTGGGATTTACTGCTCAATACAAGTTTTGGCATGTCCTCTTCATAGTATTTCTAGTGTTTTATGTGACTTCCCTAGTGGGTAATATTGGGATGATCTTACTCATCAAGATTGAGTCCAGCCTTCACACCCCTATGTACTTCTTCCTCCAGCACTTGGCTTTTGTTGATCTCTGTTATTCCTCTGCTATCACACCCAAGATGTTGCAAAACTTCATAAGAACAGAAAAATCTATCTCTTTCGTAGGATGCTTGGTACAATTACTAGTCTATGGTACTTTTGCAACCAGTGACTCCTACATCCTGGCTGCTATGGCAAtggaccgctatgtggccatctctAACCCACTCCGCTACCCAGTAGTCATGTCCCAGAAAGTCTGCATTCGACTGCTGGTTTGGTCATACCTCATgggtttcttaactgctgctatAAACACAAGTTGTACCTTTTCATTGAGCTTTTGCAAATCCAATGTAATTAACCATTTTTTCTGTGATGAACCTCCAATTCTTGCCCTTGCATGTTCTGATATTTATTTCAACATTATGCTAATAACGGTCTTTGTGGGGTTTAACTTAACGTTCACTGTGTTGGCTGTCATCTTTTCCTACATATTTATCTTTGGCACCATCCTGAAGATATCTTCTACAGCTGGGAGGAAAAAAGCCTTCTCCACATGTGTCTCCCACCTGACAGCAGTAACCGTATTCTATGGGACTCTCTCTTATATGTATCTACACCATGGTACCAATAAGACTCAAGAACAGGAAAAAGCAGCTTCTGTATTTTATGGCATTATAATCCCCATGATAAATCCCCTGatctacagcctaagaaaccaagATGTGAGAGACGCTCTAAAAGGGATCAGAAAGAAGTGTTTCCAGTTTGAGCCTTGA
- the LOC126080567 gene encoding putative olfactory receptor 5AK3, with the protein MTQGNYTEVTEFFLLGFDGQRKFQHVLFFVFLVIYVTSVVGNIGMILLIKADSRLQTPMYFFLQHLAFVDICYTSAITPKMLQNFIIENKSISFVGCVVQALIYATFATTDCYLLATMAVDRYVAICNPLHYPIVISRRVCIQLVAGSYVVGSINASIHTGFTFSRSFCKSNIINHFFCDGPPILSLSCSSIKINILLLAVFVGFNLMFTVLVVIFSYIYILGAILKMSSTAGRKKAFSTCASHLTAVTIFYGTLSYMYLQPHSNNSEENMKVVSTFYSVVIPMLNPLIYSLRNKEVKEALKVMGNKF; encoded by the coding sequence ATGACACAAGGAAATTACACAGAAgtgactgaattttttcttctcggGTTTGATGGCCAACGTAAGTTTCAGCATGTCCTCTTCTTTGTATTTCTAGTGATCTATGTGACCTCCGTGGTGGGTAATATTGGAATGATCCTACTCATTAAGGCAGATTCCAGACTTcaaacacccatgtactttttcctacaACATTTGGCTTTTGTTGATATCTGTTATACCTCTGCCATTACTCCCAAGATGCTACAGAACTTCATAATTGAAAACAAGTCAATATCATTCGTGGGATGTGTAGTACAAGCATTGATTTATGCAACATTTGCGACTACTGACTGTTACCTCCTGGCTACCATGGCAGTGGACCGGTATGTAGCCATCTGTAACCCACTTCACTATCCCATAGTCATATCTCGAAGAGTCTGCATCCAATTGGTAGCAGGTTCATATGTAGTAGGCTCAATAAATGCCTCCATACACACAGGTTTTACATTTTCACGGTCCTTCTGCAAGTCCAATATCATCAATCACTTTTTCTGTGATGGTCCCCCAATTCTTTCCCTTTCATGCTCCAGTATTAAAATCAACATCTTGCTACTTGCTGTCTTTGTGGGATTTAACTTGATGTTCACTGTGTTGGTAGTCATCTTTTCCTACATATATATCCTGGGTGCCATCCTAAAGATGTCTTCTACTGcagggagaaagaaagccttctccacgTGTGCCTCCCACCTGACAGCAGTCACCATTTTCTATGGGACCCTCTCCTACATGTACTTACAGCCTCACTCTAATAATTCTGAGGAAAATATGAAAGTGGTCTCCACATTTTATAGTGTCGTAATCCCCATGTTGAACCCCCTGATTTACAGCTTGAGAAATAAGGAGGTAAAAGAAGCTCTAAAAGTGATGGGAAATAAGTTCTAG